The Halomicronema hongdechloris C2206 genome includes a window with the following:
- a CDS encoding type II toxin-antitoxin system RelE/ParE family toxin: MKYRIEISSVAEAEADGAFLRLSKVTSPAKASQWYSGLLQAIESLSQMPKRCPLAREDEYFSREIRQLLYGRGRNSYRILFTVLEGQNTSTARILHIRHASQQTIGEDSEKPDAT; the protein is encoded by the coding sequence ATGAAATATCGCATCGAAATTTCAAGCGTGGCAGAGGCTGAAGCAGATGGTGCATTTCTAAGGTTGTCCAAAGTTACCTCTCCTGCAAAGGCAAGCCAATGGTATTCAGGGTTATTACAAGCAATTGAGTCTTTGTCTCAAATGCCTAAACGCTGCCCATTAGCGCGAGAGGATGAGTATTTTAGCCGAGAGATTCGCCAGTTACTTTACGGGCGGGGGCGTAACTCATACCGAATCCTTTTTACTGTTTTGGAGGGGCAAAACACGTCAACGGCTCGCATTCTCCACATCCGTCACGCATCACAGCAAACGATTGGTGAAGACTCTGAAAAACCCGACGCAACCTAA
- a CDS encoding DUF2267 domain-containing protein, with amino-acid sequence MPFPSEYQRATDHFCAFLTEVRDRCGYGSSHQAYTTVQGVFQVFRCRLSLADAIRFAGALPVGMRALFIADWDPDEERLPFIDHAQMNCEVSQLRSEHNFSTRTAIEEVATCLWLHVDREKLEAVLAKLPTAAADFWSPV; translated from the coding sequence ATGCCATTTCCTTCTGAATATCAACGGGCAACGGATCACTTCTGTGCCTTCCTGACGGAGGTTCGTGATCGCTGCGGCTATGGGAGCTCTCATCAAGCCTATACCACCGTACAGGGGGTGTTTCAGGTATTCCGGTGCCGATTGAGTCTCGCAGATGCCATCAGATTCGCAGGCGCACTCCCCGTCGGCATGAGAGCGCTGTTCATTGCCGATTGGGATCCAGATGAAGAGCGGCTACCGTTCATTGACCATGCTCAGATGAACTGTGAAGTCAGTCAGCTCCGCTCAGAGCACAACTTCTCTACAAGGACTGCTATCGAAGAAGTCGCAACTTGCTTATGGCTGCATGTCGATCGTGAGAAACTCGAAGCTGTCTTGGCGAAGCTCCCAACTGCGGCAGCTGACTTTTGGTCCCCGGTGTGA
- a CDS encoding eCIS core domain-containing protein: MEALVDSMTGSGQPLSRDIRGVVEPHFGHDFSQVRLHTGARSAQAAREINARAFTMGRHIVFGAGEYAPQTARGKRLLVHELTHVVQQGTARDGSGRPTPMVQRWSVTGNTAVSDSDADTLWGLSRSITGSGRNWPCIRPVRMQSPAATGSRYPLVIWRGDEFDVSNLTATTGVTLRIHLFDPASQWRDAAIASRFYPGAVSSPSGDPDIDIESAASNGSTSTPIQDFLIFGHAGGNSMWGGAVASFTPSTLLPEEPAPTFEQAEIGLFPRRCWFTRNATARSVGCNSNAFGSDFAATYLRRGASIITTTASVRPRCQGLPLSFGTLLGIPGGCAWYNGLDFATSPAIGATTLEGPFWSVADFHAGTHWATITGRL, translated from the coding sequence ATGGAAGCGCTCGTTGACTCAATGACAGGCAGTGGTCAGCCTTTATCTCGTGATATTAGAGGAGTCGTCGAGCCGCACTTCGGCCACGATTTCAGCCAAGTTCGGTTACACACGGGGGCTCGATCGGCACAGGCTGCTAGAGAGATCAACGCCCGCGCCTTTACCATGGGGCGTCATATTGTCTTCGGGGCCGGAGAGTACGCCCCGCAGACAGCGCGGGGAAAACGCCTCTTAGTTCATGAGCTGACCCATGTCGTCCAGCAGGGCACTGCCAGGGACGGCAGCGGGCGCCCCACGCCGATGGTTCAACGCTGGAGCGTCACTGGCAACACTGCGGTGAGCGATAGTGATGCCGATACCCTCTGGGGACTCTCCCGATCGATTACCGGATCCGGGCGCAACTGGCCCTGCATTCGGCCAGTGCGGATGCAGTCTCCCGCCGCGACTGGGAGCCGCTATCCCCTCGTGATCTGGCGAGGTGACGAGTTTGACGTCTCGAACCTGACGGCTACCACTGGCGTCACGCTCCGGATTCATCTCTTCGATCCAGCCAGCCAGTGGCGGGACGCTGCGATCGCAAGTCGTTTTTATCCGGGGGCGGTGTCAAGCCCCAGCGGCGACCCCGACATTGACATCGAATCTGCCGCCAGCAACGGCTCAACCTCGACACCGATCCAAGACTTCCTGATCTTCGGTCACGCCGGGGGAAACTCAATGTGGGGTGGAGCAGTGGCCAGTTTCACACCGTCTACTCTCCTGCCAGAAGAACCGGCTCCGACCTTCGAACAGGCCGAGATTGGCTTGTTCCCCCGCCGTTGTTGGTTCACCCGCAACGCCACAGCGCGGTCGGTCGGCTGCAACTCGAACGCGTTCGGCAGCGATTTCGCGGCTACGTACTTGCGCCGAGGGGCGAGCATCATCACCACCACCGCCTCCGTCCGCCCCCGGTGCCAGGGATTGCCCCTCTCCTTCGGCACCCTGCTGGGAATCCCGGGAGGGTGCGCCTGGTACAATGGCCTCGACTTCGCCACGTCACCGGCGATTGGGGCGACGACACTTGAAGGTCCGTTCTGGTCCGTTGCTGACTTTCACGCTGGAACCCACTGGGCGACTATCACGGGCCGGTTGTGA